One Bacillus solimangrovi DNA segment encodes these proteins:
- the bcd gene encoding branched-chain amino acid dehydrogenase, translating to MEIFKYMESYDYEQLVFCQDKESGLKAIIAIHDTTLGPALGGTRMWTYENEAAAIEDALRLAKGMTYKNAAAGLNLGGGKTVIIGDPRKDKNEEMFRAFGRYIQGLNGRYITAEDVGTTVADMDLIHEETNFVTGISPAFGSSGNPSPVTAYGVYRGMKAAAKAGFGSDSLEGKTVAVQGVGNVAYNLCKHLHEEGASLIVTDINKEAVQRAVEDFGAKAVDPDEIYGVDCDIYAPCALGATINDETIPQLKAKVVAGAANNQLKETRHGDTLHELGIVYAPDYVINAGGVINVADELYGYNSERAMKKVELVYDNIERVIEIAKRDNIPTYKAADKMAEERIEKMRNSRSQFLLNGHHILSRR from the coding sequence ATGGAAATTTTTAAATATATGGAGTCTTATGATTACGAGCAATTAGTATTTTGTCAGGATAAAGAGTCTGGTCTAAAGGCAATCATTGCGATTCATGATACAACATTAGGACCTGCTCTTGGTGGAACACGTATGTGGACGTATGAGAATGAGGCAGCAGCAATTGAAGATGCTCTCCGTCTTGCAAAAGGTATGACTTATAAAAATGCAGCAGCTGGTTTGAACTTAGGTGGAGGTAAAACTGTAATTATTGGTGACCCTCGTAAAGATAAAAATGAAGAAATGTTCCGTGCATTCGGTCGTTATATTCAAGGGTTAAACGGTCGTTATATTACTGCTGAAGATGTTGGTACAACAGTTGCAGATATGGATTTAATTCATGAGGAAACAAATTTTGTTACAGGTATTTCACCTGCATTTGGTTCTTCTGGTAATCCTTCACCAGTTACAGCGTATGGTGTATATCGTGGAATGAAAGCAGCTGCAAAAGCAGGATTTGGCTCTGATTCTCTAGAAGGAAAAACTGTAGCAGTTCAAGGTGTCGGAAATGTTGCTTATAATCTATGTAAACACCTTCATGAAGAAGGCGCAAGCTTAATCGTAACTGATATCAATAAGGAAGCAGTACAACGTGCTGTGGAAGATTTCGGTGCAAAGGCAGTAGATCCAGATGAAATCTATGGTGTTGATTGTGATATCTATGCACCATGTGCATTAGGCGCAACAATTAATGATGAAACAATTCCGCAATTAAAGGCGAAAGTCGTTGCAGGTGCAGCTAATAACCAATTAAAAGAAACACGTCATGGTGACACGCTACACGAATTAGGAATAGTTTATGCTCCTGATTACGTTATAAATGCTGGTGGTGTTATTAACGTTGCAGATGAACTATATGGTTACAATAGCGAACGCGCAATGAAAAAAGTTGAGCTCGTATATGATAACATTGAGAGAGTAATCGAAATTGCAAAAAGAGATAACATTCCAACATATAAAGCGGCTGACAAAATGGCTGAAGAGCGTATTGAGAAGATGCGTAATTCACGTAGTCAATTTTTACTTAATGGCCATCATATCCTAAGCCGTCGCTAA
- the lpdA gene encoding dihydrolipoyl dehydrogenase — MAQSYDLVILGGGTGGYVAAIRASQLGLKTAIVESGKLGGTCLHKGCIPSKALLRSAEVYATTKHGEDFGVIVNDVKLDFEKVQARKQGIVDQLHQGVQGLMKKGKIDVYEGYGRILGPSIFSPTAGTISVEYTDGRENDMLIPSNVLIATGSRPRTLPGLEVDSEYVMTSDEALKLESLPSSIVIVGGGVIGIEWASMLHDFGVEVTVIEYADRILPTEDKEVSKEMQRIMKKKGIKLVTSAKVLPDTLEKGDGITIKAEHKGEEKSFSADKLLVSVGREANTNDIGLQNTDIELEKGYIQVNDYMQTKETHIYAIGDVIGGLQLAHVASHEGILAVEHIAGEKCEPIDYTMVSKCVYSSPEIASVGLTEEEAKEQGYNVKTGKFQFRAIGKALVFGESDGFVKFVTDQDSDDLLGVHMIGPHVTDMISEAGLARVLDATAWEVAHTIHPHPTLAEAIGEAALAVDGKAIHS, encoded by the coding sequence ATGGCTCAAAGTTATGACCTCGTCATTCTTGGCGGAGGAACTGGCGGATATGTAGCTGCAATTCGTGCATCCCAGTTAGGATTGAAAACAGCGATTGTTGAAAGTGGTAAATTAGGTGGTACATGTCTTCATAAAGGTTGTATCCCATCAAAAGCCTTATTACGTAGTGCAGAAGTATATGCAACAACTAAGCATGGTGAAGACTTCGGCGTTATTGTGAATGATGTGAAATTAGATTTTGAAAAAGTCCAAGCTCGTAAGCAAGGAATTGTTGATCAATTACATCAAGGTGTACAAGGATTAATGAAAAAGGGCAAGATCGATGTATATGAAGGGTATGGACGCATTCTCGGTCCTTCAATTTTCTCTCCTACAGCTGGAACAATTTCAGTTGAGTATACAGATGGTCGTGAAAATGACATGCTAATACCTAGTAATGTCCTTATTGCCACTGGTTCACGTCCACGTACATTACCTGGCTTAGAGGTAGACAGTGAATATGTTATGACTTCAGACGAAGCATTGAAACTTGAGTCTCTTCCTTCCTCGATTGTAATTGTCGGTGGTGGCGTTATCGGAATTGAGTGGGCATCAATGCTTCATGACTTCGGTGTAGAGGTAACGGTTATTGAATACGCTGATCGTATTCTTCCAACAGAAGACAAAGAAGTTTCTAAAGAAATGCAACGTATTATGAAGAAAAAGGGTATTAAGCTCGTGACAAGTGCAAAGGTTTTACCAGACACACTTGAAAAGGGCGATGGAATTACGATTAAAGCCGAGCATAAGGGTGAAGAAAAGTCATTCTCAGCTGATAAGCTACTTGTATCGGTTGGCCGTGAAGCAAACACGAATGACATCGGCTTACAAAATACAGATATAGAGCTTGAAAAAGGATATATTCAAGTAAATGATTATATGCAAACGAAAGAGACTCATATTTACGCAATTGGCGATGTTATTGGTGGTTTACAGCTTGCACATGTTGCATCTCATGAAGGCATCTTAGCTGTAGAGCATATTGCAGGTGAAAAATGTGAACCGATTGACTATACAATGGTTTCAAAATGCGTGTATTCAAGTCCAGAAATTGCAAGTGTAGGGCTTACAGAAGAAGAAGCGAAAGAACAAGGTTATAATGTGAAAACTGGTAAGTTCCAATTCCGAGCAATTGGTAAAGCTCTCGTATTTGGTGAATCAGATGGTTTTGTTAAATTCGTTACTGATCAAGATAGTGATGACCTACTAGGTGTTCATATGATTGGACCACACGTAACAGATATGATTTCTGAAGCTGGTTTAGCGCGTGTATTAGATGCAACAGCTTGGGAAGTTGCACATACAATTCACCCTCATCCGACATTAGCGGAAGCGATTGGTGAAGCAGCGTTAGCGGTGGATGGTAAAGCAATTCATTCTTAA
- a CDS encoding methyl-accepting chemotaxis protein, producing MTESGIYKLSKQDLNYIVSLKADQLSHYNQDKDLTNEEQQKIKEHLDDMVEQYYKPQGSSGYGYIVDSQGTMLFHPNPELIGSSLADYEFMKTMMVEKTGYIEYEWEGKMKVAAYKGLANGNIFAASTYLEEMMLPAQAIKNEIFLISIIGSLLALFVGVFIINQITKPINSVVSAMKKAEDGDLTVEVPIYSNDEVGKISVMYNSMIQRLKGILYEIHEASHQVAASSEELTASANENTRASEQIAMAAEEISRSSRDQVERVSAVVHSIHDISDSISLTTKNVNKVKIDSETASKYAQQGSVSLKEVVGEMSEITEKVKKTETVIRQLGSQSKSIMGIITTISDISEQTNLLALNAAIEAARAGEQGKSFAVVAEEVRRLAEQSRISALEITELITTIHGEIHEATEMMEQSSKAVSDGGTVVSSAGESFARIESSICNVNEEMESLDNSIKRINNDAVSIVENSDEISNLAEVSSGDTEEVAAASEEQMATMEEINSASQVLANMADQLQEQVNQFKVM from the coding sequence ATGACGGAAAGTGGGATATACAAGTTATCCAAACAAGACCTAAATTACATCGTTAGTTTAAAGGCAGATCAACTATCACATTATAATCAAGATAAAGACTTAACGAATGAAGAGCAACAGAAGATAAAAGAACATCTAGACGATATGGTAGAACAGTATTATAAACCTCAAGGTTCGAGTGGTTATGGATATATCGTTGATTCACAAGGAACGATGTTATTTCACCCAAATCCAGAATTAATTGGAAGTAGTTTAGCGGATTATGAGTTTATGAAAACAATGATGGTGGAGAAGACAGGGTACATCGAATATGAATGGGAAGGTAAGATGAAGGTAGCTGCATATAAGGGGTTGGCAAATGGCAATATCTTTGCTGCATCAACATATTTAGAGGAAATGATGCTACCGGCACAAGCGATAAAAAATGAAATTTTCCTAATAAGTATTATCGGCTCTTTGCTTGCGTTGTTTGTAGGTGTATTTATTATTAATCAAATTACTAAACCGATAAATTCTGTTGTGAGTGCAATGAAAAAAGCTGAAGATGGTGATTTGACGGTAGAAGTTCCGATTTATTCAAATGACGAAGTTGGAAAAATATCAGTTATGTACAACAGTATGATCCAAAGATTGAAAGGAATCCTATATGAAATTCATGAGGCTTCTCATCAGGTTGCAGCTTCTAGTGAAGAATTAACAGCAAGTGCAAATGAGAATACACGTGCATCTGAGCAGATCGCTATGGCAGCAGAGGAAATCTCACGAAGTTCAAGAGATCAAGTAGAACGTGTAAGTGCGGTGGTGCATTCTATTCATGATATTTCTGATTCAATCTCTTTAACGACAAAGAATGTAAATAAAGTAAAAATAGACTCTGAGACTGCTTCGAAATATGCTCAACAAGGTTCTGTAAGTTTAAAAGAAGTTGTAGGAGAGATGTCGGAGATTACTGAAAAAGTAAAGAAGACTGAAACGGTTATTCGTCAATTAGGGAGTCAATCAAAATCAATCATGGGTATTATTACGACAATCTCAGATATAAGTGAACAAACAAATCTGTTGGCATTAAATGCAGCTATTGAAGCTGCAAGAGCGGGTGAGCAAGGAAAGAGTTTTGCTGTCGTTGCTGAGGAAGTGAGAAGATTGGCTGAACAATCGCGTATATCTGCGTTAGAAATTACAGAGTTAATTACAACAATTCATGGTGAAATCCATGAAGCGACAGAGATGATGGAACAAAGTTCAAAAGCTGTATCAGATGGAGGTACTGTTGTATCATCAGCGGGAGAATCATTTGCTAGAATTGAGTCATCCATTTGCAATGTCAATGAAGAGATGGAAAGTTTAGATAATTCTATTAAGAGAATCAATAATGATGCTGTGTCAATCGTTGAAAATTCAGATGAAATCTCTAATTTAGCAGAAGTGTCTTCTGGAGATACAGAGGAGGTTGCAGCTGCATCAGAAGAGCAGATGGCTACAATGGAAGAAATCAATAGTGCTTCCCAAGTGCTTGCTAATATGGCTGACCAATTACAAGAACAAGTCAATCAATTTAAAGTAATGTAG
- the buk gene encoding butyrate kinase, with protein sequence MEGQTLQHRENRILVINPGSTSTKIGVFTNEQMVLEKTIRHHADEISTYNSIIEQYDFRKSTILKTLDREGINISKLSAVVGRGGLLRPIEGGTYSVNDEMLKDLRAGYAGEHASNLGGIIAHEIASGLNIPSYIVDPVVVDEFPDIARISGISKIERRSIFHALNQKAVARRVAKEMDKNYEECRFIVTHMGGGVTVGVHENGRVIDVNNGLHGDGPFSPERAGTVPAGDLVALCFSGEYYMDEIMKMLVGKGGLVGYLGTNDAVEVEKRITNGDEQAKLVYDAMAYQIAKEIGAASAVLSGKVDSIILTGGLAYGKDFVNEIVKRVEWIADVNVQPGENELQALAEGGLRVLNGEEQAKEYPNQPAKSNIEQS encoded by the coding sequence ATGGAGGGTCAAACGTTGCAACATCGAGAAAACAGAATTTTGGTAATTAATCCCGGATCGACTTCTACAAAGATCGGAGTTTTTACAAATGAACAAATGGTCCTTGAGAAAACAATCCGTCATCATGCCGATGAAATCAGCACATACAATTCAATAATTGAGCAATACGATTTTCGTAAGAGCACAATTCTAAAAACACTTGATCGTGAAGGGATTAATATTTCTAAGTTAAGTGCTGTTGTAGGTCGTGGTGGTTTGCTTCGCCCTATTGAGGGTGGTACTTACAGCGTAAATGACGAAATGTTGAAAGATTTGAGAGCTGGGTATGCAGGTGAGCATGCATCGAACTTAGGAGGGATCATCGCTCATGAAATTGCGAGTGGACTGAATATTCCTTCCTATATTGTCGATCCGGTTGTCGTTGATGAGTTCCCAGATATTGCACGTATTTCAGGTATTTCAAAGATTGAACGTCGCAGTATATTCCATGCCCTTAATCAGAAGGCTGTTGCTCGTCGTGTAGCCAAAGAAATGGATAAAAACTATGAAGAATGTCGTTTTATCGTTACTCATATGGGTGGTGGTGTAACGGTCGGTGTGCATGAAAACGGACGTGTCATTGATGTAAATAACGGTTTGCATGGTGATGGTCCCTTCAGTCCGGAGCGTGCAGGTACAGTTCCTGCTGGTGATCTTGTAGCTTTATGTTTCTCTGGTGAGTACTATATGGATGAAATTATGAAGATGTTAGTTGGTAAGGGTGGTTTAGTCGGTTATTTAGGCACAAATGACGCCGTGGAAGTTGAAAAACGCATCACTAACGGTGATGAGCAAGCTAAATTAGTTTATGATGCGATGGCATATCAGATTGCAAAAGAAATTGGTGCAGCGAGTGCGGTGTTAAGTGGTAAGGTTGATAGCATTATTTTAACGGGTGGTCTTGCATACGGGAAAGATTTTGTTAACGAAATCGTTAAACGTGTGGAATGGATTGCAGATGTTAATGTTCAACCAGGAGAGAATGAACTACAAGCTCTTGCAGAGGGTGGATTGCGTGTATTAAATGGGGAAGAACAAGCGAAAGAATATCCCAATCAACCAGCGAAATCAAATATAGAACAATCATAA
- a CDS encoding DUF2627 domain-containing protein, whose protein sequence is MNRLLALCIMLVPGFGAGFGIKLMRDTVFAILQPPIPTLWLQFLIGLILFLAGLSFVGGFILHRDRKRNKVQRKFQ, encoded by the coding sequence ATGAATCGATTACTTGCACTATGTATTATGTTAGTTCCAGGTTTTGGAGCAGGATTCGGAATTAAGTTAATGAGAGACACTGTTTTCGCGATTTTACAACCTCCAATTCCAACCTTATGGCTACAATTTTTAATCGGCCTTATACTATTTTTAGCAGGCCTTTCTTTTGTAGGCGGCTTTATTTTACATCGTGACCGAAAACGTAACAAAGTACAACGTAAATTTCAATGA
- a CDS encoding aspartate kinase has protein sequence MKVSKFGGTSVASAEQFKKVAQIIKDDPERKVVIVSAPGKRFSGDTKTTDLLIEFGEKILRNENVENELLEIINRYDNIATELGINNGVIAEITANLHALRELDRSNNQRVMDRIKASGEDNNAELFAAYMNHLEIEASYVNPQEAGIVVSDEPGNAQVLPETFENLKKLKLRSGVLIIPGFFGYSPDGELVTFSRGGSDITGSIVAAGVGATLYENFTDVDSVFSANPAVVENPRAIEELTYKEMRELSYAGFSVFHDEALIPAFRAEIPVCIKNTNNPSARGTFVVLERNYEKNPIVGIASDSGFCSIHVSKYLMNREVGFGRRLLQILEDEGLSYEHMPSGIDETSVILRERQFNNNDTETRVMERIRSELQVDSVTIKRNQAMIMVVGEGMTHQVGISAKATAAFARADVNIEMINQGSSEVSMMFAVQENDAAEAVRSLYKEYYGENVETDGLIQEVLEIK, from the coding sequence ATGAAAGTCTCGAAGTTTGGTGGTACATCAGTAGCAAGTGCAGAACAGTTTAAAAAGGTTGCCCAAATTATTAAGGATGATCCAGAACGAAAAGTAGTCATCGTGTCCGCACCAGGAAAAAGATTCTCAGGTGATACGAAAACGACAGACCTATTAATAGAGTTTGGAGAAAAGATTCTTAGAAATGAAAATGTTGAAAATGAATTGTTAGAAATAATAAATCGTTACGATAATATTGCAACAGAACTAGGTATAAACAATGGTGTCATTGCAGAAATTACAGCAAATTTACATGCGTTAAGGGAATTAGATCGCTCAAACAATCAGCGTGTAATGGATCGAATTAAAGCAAGTGGTGAAGATAATAATGCGGAGTTATTTGCTGCTTATATGAATCACTTAGAAATTGAAGCCTCTTATGTGAACCCGCAAGAAGCAGGGATAGTAGTTAGTGATGAACCAGGTAACGCACAAGTTTTACCTGAAACTTTCGAAAATTTGAAAAAATTGAAGTTACGTTCAGGTGTTCTCATTATCCCAGGGTTTTTTGGCTACTCACCTGATGGAGAGTTAGTAACTTTTTCTCGAGGAGGTTCTGATATTACAGGATCAATAGTTGCTGCTGGAGTTGGGGCTACTTTATATGAGAATTTTACAGATGTCGATTCTGTTTTCAGTGCAAATCCAGCAGTTGTAGAGAATCCAAGAGCGATTGAGGAACTAACTTACAAAGAAATGCGAGAACTTTCATATGCTGGTTTTTCGGTATTTCATGATGAGGCATTAATTCCTGCGTTCCGTGCAGAAATTCCTGTTTGTATTAAGAATACAAATAACCCTTCTGCAAGAGGTACATTTGTAGTATTAGAGCGTAATTATGAAAAAAATCCGATTGTAGGTATTGCTTCAGATAGTGGATTTTGTAGCATTCATGTAAGTAAGTATCTAATGAACCGTGAAGTTGGTTTTGGGCGTCGATTACTACAAATTTTGGAAGATGAAGGTCTTTCATACGAGCATATGCCTTCTGGTATAGATGAAACGTCTGTAATTTTGAGGGAGCGTCAATTCAATAATAATGATACAGAAACACGTGTGATGGAACGAATTCGTTCAGAGCTACAGGTAGATAGTGTAACAATAAAACGCAATCAAGCGATGATAATGGTCGTAGGTGAAGGTATGACTCATCAAGTTGGTATATCAGCAAAGGCGACAGCAGCGTTTGCTCGTGCGGATGTTAATATTGAAATGATTAACCAAGGTTCATCTGAGGTAAGTATGATGTTTGCCGTGCAAGAAAATGATGCAGCTGAAGCAGTGCGTTCACTTTATAAGGAATATTATGGTGAAAATGTTGAAACGGATGGATTGATTCAAGAGGTATTAGAAATAAAGTAA
- a CDS encoding glycerophosphodiester phosphodiesterase: MTKIFGHRGAAGHFPENTMLSFQAAYECGADGIELDVHKSKDGELVVIHDEKINRTTNGKGYVKDHTYDELKSFNAAVKWPEYSFQVIPRLEDVLEWIAKKPLYLNIELKNNVLFYRDIEEKLVRLLRKHKLTEQIILSSFNHDSMLKIARTNPEYEVALLLSDKMHRPWEYANRLNVNAIHPKWYHVNKRYLQRSRQYNVTVRPYTVNRTNMMKQLILNGCDALITDLPDKAVKLRDELLLH, from the coding sequence ATGACAAAAATATTTGGTCATCGAGGTGCAGCAGGTCATTTTCCTGAAAATACGATGTTATCTTTTCAAGCTGCTTACGAATGTGGAGCTGATGGAATTGAATTGGATGTTCACAAATCTAAAGACGGTGAATTGGTAGTTATTCATGATGAAAAAATAAATCGAACTACAAATGGGAAAGGTTATGTGAAGGATCACACATATGACGAATTAAAATCCTTTAATGCAGCTGTGAAGTGGCCTGAATATTCATTTCAAGTTATTCCGAGGTTGGAAGATGTTTTGGAGTGGATAGCAAAGAAACCTCTCTATTTAAATATAGAATTAAAGAATAATGTTCTGTTTTATAGAGATATTGAAGAGAAGCTGGTTAGGTTATTACGAAAGCATAAGCTAACTGAACAAATCATTTTGTCATCTTTTAATCATGATAGTATGTTGAAAATTGCACGTACGAATCCAGAATATGAAGTAGCGTTATTATTATCCGATAAAATGCATCGACCGTGGGAATACGCAAATCGTTTGAATGTAAATGCTATTCATCCGAAATGGTATCACGTTAATAAACGTTATCTGCAACGATCGAGGCAATATAATGTTACTGTCCGACCTTATACTGTCAATCGCACAAATATGATGAAACAACTCATATTAAATGGATGTGATGCTCTCATTACAGATCTACCTGATAAAGCTGTGAAACTAAGAGATGAGTTATTACTACATTGA
- the yqiS gene encoding phosphate butyryltransferase — translation MKLSTLVEKATQAKQKTVAVAAAEDREVIEAVAMALEANLAAFQLYGNEKEIHALLIERGVDIDNEEDLTIIPASTGKEAAQLAVQAVNDKRADAVMKGMIPTSVILKAVLNKEWGLRTGSVLSHVAAFEIPDYDRLIFVTDAAMNIKPTLEEKAQIIRNSVQVARALGLEKPKVAPITAVEVVNPNMEATLDAAALAQMSNRGQITDCIVDGPLALDNAISPKAAEHKGVGGEVAGQADILLVPAIETGNVLYKSLMYFAKAKVGAVIAGAKAPIVLTSRADSAESKLYSLALAVCSAKN, via the coding sequence ATGAAGTTATCAACATTAGTAGAAAAAGCAACCCAAGCAAAGCAAAAAACTGTTGCAGTTGCAGCCGCAGAAGATAGGGAAGTAATTGAAGCAGTGGCGATGGCTTTGGAAGCAAATTTAGCAGCTTTCCAATTGTATGGGAATGAAAAAGAAATTCATGCATTATTAATTGAACGTGGTGTCGACATTGATAATGAAGAAGATCTTACTATTATCCCTGCTTCAACTGGGAAGGAAGCAGCACAATTAGCTGTGCAAGCAGTTAATGATAAAAGGGCAGATGCGGTCATGAAAGGTATGATTCCTACTTCTGTTATCTTAAAAGCAGTTTTAAATAAGGAGTGGGGTTTACGTACTGGTAGTGTATTATCACATGTTGCAGCTTTTGAAATACCAGATTACGATCGCCTAATCTTTGTTACTGATGCAGCAATGAACATCAAACCTACTCTTGAAGAAAAAGCACAAATCATTCGTAACTCTGTTCAAGTTGCTAGAGCACTAGGATTAGAGAAGCCTAAAGTAGCTCCAATTACAGCTGTTGAAGTCGTAAATCCAAACATGGAGGCGACGTTAGATGCAGCAGCTCTTGCACAAATGAGTAATCGTGGACAAATTACAGATTGTATTGTAGATGGACCACTTGCTCTTGATAATGCTATTTCACCAAAAGCAGCAGAGCATAAAGGTGTTGGTGGAGAAGTTGCAGGACAAGCTGATATCTTACTCGTTCCTGCAATTGAAACAGGCAATGTTTTATATAAGTCACTTATGTATTTTGCAAAAGCAAAAGTAGGGGCTGTAATAGCGGGAGCGAAAGCACCAATCGTGCTAACATCCCGTGCGGATTCTGCTGAAAGTAAGTTATACTCACTTGCATTAGCTGTCTGTTCAGCCAAGAATTAG
- a CDS encoding sigma 54-interacting transcriptional regulator, translated as MQNVLIVGAGSGGTAILKMFKETSAMNIVAVVDVNLNAPGLKLAQQWGIQTGADWRDFLTDDVNVIVEATGDNRVFKTLLEHRNKKTVVIPGAVAYITAQLMEEKESLIEKLKDQSYMQDMILNATNDGMVAIDKEEQVIMVNKAAERMMNIHSEQIVEQRVNHFILNSQLHRVLVTKQIEMNQELVLEDGRKVITTKIPLLSDGGEAIGAMAVFKDITEVVELANEITNLKGIQTMLEAIIQSSEEAISVVDEEGTGLMINRAYTRITGLERDEIIGKPATADISEGDSMHMQVLKTRKPVRGVRMKVGPNKKDVIVNVAPVIVDGKIKGSVGVIHDVSEIQELTKELRRARQIIRTLEAKYSFDDIIGESEEMKFAIEQAKLGAKTPATVLLRGESGTGKELFAHAIHNGSDRKYNKFIRVNCAAISENLLESELFGYEEGAFSGAKRGGKLGLFEEANNGSIFLDEIGELSANTQAKLLRVLQENEIVRVGGTKAIPINVRVIAATNVNLERGMAEGTVREDLYYRLNRFPIQIPSLRKRKDDIPALCYHLLQKINQDYGRNVEGITNEASVLFQQYDWPGNVRELENILGRAVINMKFNESVIDKKHIPELLVNLQSEKETEQTVHIGEGNSLAKIVENYEKKVINETMIKCKGNKTKVAKMLNISIRNLYYKLDKLKNDNNDMQ; from the coding sequence ATTCAAAATGTCTTAATTGTTGGAGCTGGGAGTGGTGGAACGGCAATATTAAAGATGTTTAAGGAAACATCAGCGATGAATATTGTTGCAGTAGTGGACGTTAATTTAAATGCACCTGGGTTGAAGTTAGCGCAACAGTGGGGAATTCAAACAGGGGCTGACTGGCGAGATTTTTTAACAGATGATGTGAATGTCATTGTTGAGGCTACTGGAGATAATCGTGTATTTAAGACACTACTTGAGCACCGTAATAAAAAAACCGTGGTTATTCCTGGAGCGGTGGCATATATAACTGCACAGCTTATGGAAGAGAAAGAGTCGTTAATTGAAAAGTTAAAGGATCAATCTTATATGCAAGATATGATTCTAAATGCAACAAATGACGGAATGGTAGCAATTGATAAAGAAGAACAAGTTATTATGGTGAATAAAGCGGCTGAGCGTATGATGAATATTCATTCTGAGCAAATCGTTGAACAAAGAGTGAATCACTTTATTCTCAATAGTCAACTTCATCGTGTTCTTGTAACGAAGCAAATTGAAATGAATCAGGAACTGGTGTTAGAGGATGGGAGGAAAGTTATCACAACTAAAATTCCTCTACTCAGTGATGGTGGAGAAGCGATTGGAGCTATGGCTGTTTTTAAAGATATTACAGAAGTAGTCGAGCTTGCTAATGAAATAACGAACTTAAAAGGTATCCAAACAATGCTAGAAGCAATTATTCAATCTTCTGAAGAGGCGATATCTGTTGTAGATGAAGAAGGTACAGGTTTGATGATTAATCGGGCATATACTCGAATCACAGGATTAGAAAGAGATGAAATCATTGGAAAACCTGCTACTGCTGATATTTCTGAAGGGGATAGTATGCATATGCAGGTGTTAAAAACCCGTAAACCTGTTCGTGGTGTACGAATGAAGGTAGGTCCAAATAAGAAAGATGTTATCGTTAATGTTGCTCCAGTCATTGTGGATGGAAAGATTAAGGGTAGTGTCGGTGTTATTCATGATGTTTCAGAAATTCAAGAGCTTACAAAAGAACTGCGTAGAGCACGTCAAATTATTCGTACGCTTGAAGCTAAGTATTCGTTTGATGATATTATTGGAGAATCAGAAGAAATGAAATTTGCAATTGAACAAGCGAAGTTAGGAGCGAAAACACCTGCCACTGTCTTGTTACGTGGTGAGTCTGGGACTGGGAAAGAACTGTTTGCTCATGCAATTCATAACGGAAGTGACCGGAAATATAACAAATTTATTCGTGTGAATTGTGCTGCAATCTCTGAGAATTTATTAGAAAGTGAATTATTTGGTTATGAAGAAGGAGCTTTTTCGGGAGCAAAACGAGGGGGGAAACTTGGTTTATTTGAGGAAGCGAATAACGGGAGTATTTTTTTAGATGAAATTGGGGAACTCTCTGCCAACACGCAAGCTAAGTTATTAAGGGTATTGCAGGAAAATGAGATCGTTCGTGTTGGTGGTACGAAAGCTATACCGATTAACGTAAGGGTCATTGCCGCAACAAATGTAAATCTTGAAAGAGGTATGGCTGAGGGAACCGTTCGTGAAGACTTATATTATCGTTTGAATCGTTTTCCGATTCAAATTCCTTCACTTCGTAAAAGGAAGGATGATATTCCAGCATTATGTTATCATCTACTTCAAAAAATTAATCAAGATTATGGTAGAAATGTAGAAGGAATAACTAACGAAGCATCTGTTTTATTCCAACAGTATGATTGGCCAGGGAACGTTCGAGAATTAGAAAATATATTAGGACGAGCTGTTATTAATATGAAGTTTAATGAAAGTGTAATTGATAAAAAACATATTCCTGAGTTGTTAGTGAATTTGCAAAGTGAGAAAGAAACAGAACAAACAGTACATATTGGTGAGGGTAATAGTTTGGCGAAAATAGTGGAAAACTATGAAAAAAAAGTAATTAATGAAACAATGATTAAATGTAAAGGTAATAAAACAAAAGTAGCGAAAATGCTAAATATTTCAATAAGAAACTTATATTATAAGTTAGATAAGTTGAAAAATGACAACAATGACATGCAATAA